From the genome of Triticum aestivum cultivar Chinese Spring chromosome 3B, IWGSC CS RefSeq v2.1, whole genome shotgun sequence, one region includes:
- the LOC123072836 gene encoding 4-hydroxyphenylacetaldehyde oxime monooxygenase, whose amino-acid sequence MAISLSSELLSQPQKWQLLLLLALVSLVLFTRRLSNKGLKLPPGPARVPILGNLHQLGVLPHRSLRDLARKHGPVMQLQLGTVRTVVVSSAEAAREVMKTHDEDCCTRPVSPGMKRLSYGLKNVGFSPYGAYWHAMRKFFVVELFGVRHVEAAWHARQHQVEKLMSTLSGFAGEPVALKEHILSLADGIIGMLGFGDMYNSNKFPHHKNLQHVLEEAIHVQASFSAEDYFPNIVGRLVDQITGLTSRRERIFKQLDTFFEVIIEQHLDPQRVKPQNGHLVDRLIDLWKDNNGTLNITRDHIKGNIFGTFIGGSDTTSVTILWAMAELTRNPRLLKRAQDEIRAVVGVNERVRPDDLAKLVYLKMVVKETLRLHPPATMLLPREAMRDIRIGGYDVLAKTRIYVNVWAIGRDPASWPDEPEEFKPERFETSKIDFKGGHFELTPFGAGRRICPALSMSTATVEFTLANLLYSFEWALPEGIIVSMEEEGKLIPLLKTPLLLVPTPYRHI is encoded by the exons ATGGCCATCTCACTCAGCTCGGAGCTCCTCTCCCAGCCCCAAAAATGGCAGCTTCTCCTCCTTCTGGCACTCGTCTCCCTCGTGCTCTTCACGAGGAGACTGAGCAACAAAGGGCTCAAGCTACCACCAGGCCCAGCCCGGGTTCCGATCCTGGGGAACCTGCACCAGCTAGGCGTGCTGCCGCACCGGAGCTTACGGGATCTTGCACGGAAGCACGGGCCGGTGATGCAGCTGCAGCTCGGCACCGTGCGGACGGTGGTGGTGTCGTCGGCTGAGGCGGCGCGCGAGGTGATGAAGACGCACGACGAGGACTGCTGCACCCGGCCCGTGTCCCCCGGGATGAAGCGGCTGTCCTACGGCCTCAAGAACGTCGGCTTCTCGCCATACGGTGCCTACTGGCACGCCATGCGCAAGTTCTTCGTGGTCGAGCTCTTCGGCGTGCGCCATGTCGAGGCAGCATGGCATGCACGCCAGCATCAG GTGGAGAAACTGATGAGCACCTTGAGCGGCTTCGCTGGAGAGCCGGTAGCGCTCAAGGAGCACATCTTAAGTCTGGCCGATGGCATCATCGGCATGCTTGGATTTGGCGACATGTACAACAGCAACAAGTTCCCACACCACAAGAACTTGCAGCACGTGCTTGAGGAGGCCATACACGTGCAGGCCAGCTTTTCGGCCGAGGACTATTTCCCCAACATCGTCGGCCGCCTAGTCGACCAAATCACCGGCCTCACCTCTCGTCGTgagcgcatcttcaagcagcttgATACATTCTTCGAGGTCATCATTGAGCAGCATCTTGACCCTCAGCGTGTCAAGCCTCAGAACGGTCACCTCGTTGACCGTCTCATCGATCTATGGAAGGACAACAATGGCACCCTCAACATCACAAGAGACCACATCAAGGGCAACATATTT ggcACGTTCATTGGTGGCTCGGACACGACCTCAGTGACAATTCTATGGGCGATGGCGGAGCTGACCCGGAATCCCCGACTTCTGAAGAGGGCGCAAGACGAGATCAGGGCTGTGGTGGGAGTTAACGAGAGGGTGCGACCAGATGATCTGGCCAAGCTGGTctacctcaagatggtggtgaaggaGACCCTACGGCTGCACCCACCAGCGACGATGCTACTGCCGAGGGAGGCCATGCGGGACATCCGAATTGGGGGCTATGACGTGTTGGCCAAGACGCGGATCTATGTGAACGTGTGGGCCATTGGTAGGGACCCAGCAAGCTGGCCAGACGAGCCGGAAGAGTTCAAACCAGAGAGGTTTGAGACGAGCAAGATAGACTTCAAGGGAGGGCATTTTGAGCTAACTCCATTTGGCGCAGGGCGGCGGATATGCCCCGCTCTGTCTATGAGCACGGCCACCGTGGAGTTCACACTGGCCAACCTGCTATATAGCTTTGAGTGGGCACTACCGGAGGGGATTATAGTGAGCATGGAGGAGGAAGGTAAGCTTATCCCCCTCCTAAAGACACCGCTCTTGCTGGTGCCCACCCCATACCGGCACATCTAA